A window of the Lactuca sativa cultivar Salinas chromosome 5, Lsat_Salinas_v11, whole genome shotgun sequence genome harbors these coding sequences:
- the LOC111897628 gene encoding uncharacterized protein LOC111897628: MNLNVRKIVMKVKDDSSSSEDELININLLPVLSCTAQLLLQNNASSSNIQRRNTIHRDRLEAKQLLIQHYFVDDSTYGHAQFRRRFRMRKCLFMRLVGDLEMNYPYFQATWDATNQRIFSALQNAHQQYIN; encoded by the coding sequence ATGAATCTAAATGTTCGGAAAATAGTAATGAAAGTTAAAGACGATAGTTCATCATCTGAGGATgaacttatcaatattaatttGTTACCTGTATTGTCATGTACTGCACAACTTCTTCTTCAGAACAATGCTAGTTCAAGCAACATTCAAAGGAGAAACACAATCCACAGAGATCGTTTAGAGGCTAAACAACTGTTGATCCAACATTATTTTGTGGATGATTCAACCTATGGTCATGCGCAATTCCGCAGAAGGTTTCGTATGAGAAAATGTTTATTTATGCGACTTGTTGGTGACCTGGAGATGAATTATCCTTATTTTCAAGCAACATGGGATGCAACAAATCAAAGAATTTTCAGTGCGCTACAAAATGCACATCAACAATACATTAATTAG